The Brachionichthys hirsutus isolate HB-005 unplaced genomic scaffold, CSIRO-AGI_Bhir_v1 contig_591, whole genome shotgun sequence region AGGGAATGAAAAAAGGATGCCGGCTTTTAATTTTCCGCTTTTATCCACTACCTGTGTTAAGCTAGCTTCGAGGGTGTCCAAGAGTCCGCGGTCCGGTCAGCCCGCGGCCTTGTGCTTGCCCCCACAGCAGCGGCAGGCCTCGCCACAGTGGTGACAGGCGCGCAGAGGCAGGTAGCAGCACATGCACGGCGCGATGAAGGACAGCGCAACCAGGGCCAGCCAGCGCAGACAGAACTGCTCGTCCGCCGTGTCACAAGAGCAGGGGTCCGAGAAGTCGCCCTCGGAGTCGGACATGCAGTGGTACAGCATGCTCTCGGCGCACAGCATGCAGCTGACTTTGTAGATGCACTGCTTGATCGGGTCGGGGGCGTCTTGGCACTGCCCTCGCCGGTTGTCTTCGTGGTTGAACATCTCGCGGCAGTAGATGCAGCGCGAGCGCTCGCCGtcctcccgccgccgccggcccTTTTTTGACTTGAGGAGGGGCGAGGGCTGAGTTTTGATGGCTGTGTCCTTACCCAGACCGAGGCCCATACCTGTTCCGATGCCCATACCGGGGCCGGAGAGGGAGTCCCCGCCAGGGCCATCTGGGAAGAGGTACTCGCACTTCTTACTGTCCAGTTTGTGGAAGGCCGTGTGGAAGTCCAGGTCCTCGCGGTCTGCCTCCTGTTTCCACATAACAGGGTGGCGGTAGTCCTCATAGCCGCGGATGAGCACGTCTTTACGTGGGTTGATGCGAACTATTTCCTCTTCGTCCATGTGAAAACTAACATGACGGGTCGATTTGAAGGAGACCTGCAATAGAGAGGAGAAATGAATCCGATGGCAAACAGAGATACAATAGCATGAAGTAGCTAAATAGAATAAGATCTTCATCTGGCTATCTTAACAGCAACGTGGAGATGCGATTAGCCGAATGGAGAAGAGGCAAACCTGCGGAGGCAGGTAGCGACGGTTGGTGGAAGGGAACTCGTCGAAGGGTTGGGCGCGGACGTAGCAGCCCCTGAATGGCTCGGTGGAGACCAGAGGAGAAAAGGGCTCTTTCATTGGTGTGCAGATGGAGGGCGGTTCCTGaagacacagaaataaatagtCAGGTCAGTCCCGCAGGTTCGGCAGAGGCGTCGTGGAAATGGAAAGACAACCTTCACTTTCTTTTtacatacattattattcaacTTCAAATGCTGACCAATCTTTATTTTGTATGTACACCATACACAAAAAGAATCACCTAAACGTCACGTATCCTCCAACCGTCAGCAGTGCCTCAAAATGGTCTGTTATTCTTATTTACTGAAAAACCTAATTGCTAGAAAGCACAACTCAGTGAGACGTTTGAATGTATAGTTTGTAAAATataccagaaaagaaaaaaacttgtgtcacggttttttttttgtaggtttTTTTGCAAGTTATGTCTGGCCAGAAATGGCTGGACGGGTGGAGGACTGTGTCTAACGTGTTTTACTGTcataggaataaaaaaataaataaaaaaaagaataaacaacaacaaaagggaATGGGAATAGTTGGAGCCCCGAAATCTACCATTCTCTCAGAATGTGTTGTAAATTCACCGTCAAAAGAACCAACCAGTCAGGTTCTTCACGATCACAACATGTTTGACTCAGGGTGTGTAGGCTGttcgtgtgagagagagagatctagtgtgtgtgtgtgtgtgttccacttATGTGCACCAGGGGGCATCCTGCACCCACGCTCGGCCAAATGACTGTGCTGTGCGGCGATGACTCAAGGCCCCTTCTGTTGAGAACTCAGAGTTCCCATCAGCCTTGCATGTGTTCCCACAAACATCTTGACTGATGAAAAATGTACAACCCTCTGCGACGTACGTAAATAAAGACGAAAAGGTTGCAAACCGTCTGAGCATTCCTTCCACATCCGACCCAAAAAAGTCGATCAGAATGAGACGCCTATAAATAACATCGTTGTGATGCCtcagtctgtaaaaaaaaaaaaaaaacacgttaagATGTTAAACGGCTTCAGTGCTCATGACGGCAGCATCCGAAGTGATGACTGTCCGTGATTCATGTGTGCCG contains the following coding sequences:
- the LOC137916562 gene encoding sprouty-related, EVH1 domain-containing protein 1-like, with the protein product VVLECILQKDVVYNKVTPIFHHWRINDKKFGLTFQSPADARAFDRGIRRAIEDITQGCRPFGEGDAPEDGIPEPPSICTPMKEPFSPLVSTEPFRGCYVRAQPFDEFPSTNRRYLPPQVSFKSTRHVSFHMDEEEIVRINPRKDVLIRGYEDYRHPVMWKQEADREDLDFHTAFHKLDSKKCEYLFPDGPGGDSLSGPGMGIGTGMGLGLGKDTAIKTQPSPLLKSKKGRRRREDGERSRCIYCREMFNHEDNRRGQCQDAPDPIKQCIYKVSCMLCAESMLYHCMSDSEGDFSDPCSCDTADEQFCLRWLALVALSFIAPCMCCYLPLRACHHCGEACRCCGGKHKAAG